The Microcaecilia unicolor chromosome 3, aMicUni1.1, whole genome shotgun sequence nucleotide sequence TCAGCTAAAATCTTTCCTAGACTCAAAACAACAATAGAGACTTATTGGGATTAAAACGAGAATGTTGGCGACATATTTTcctttataactttttttttatataataaatgtaatcttcactaattcctacccccccccccccctcttaatcGGGGTCTAAGGAAGCCTAATGTTATTATGTTATGAGAAAAAGAATTCCTGTAATAATAATGTTTCTAAAGGCTGTATTTCACTTAACAGTTTATTTCTGTTTAagtttaaaaatcaataaaaatgatatatcCAAAACACTGGGACAGTTTATTACAACTATGTCGATAACAATCAGAATTACACAAGAAGCCAGCATTTTATCCACAGAAATGAGCTATTTGCCTACTCTGTAAGTGGGTAATAGGCATTTTTGTTCAACATAGCTCATCCTTTTACCTGCTTATTTAAACAGAGGTATTCCCAGAGCAGGGAATAAAATAACACATGCACTTTTGCATTGTTAAATGTATGCATGTTTAGATGGAAAACTTATATACAAAAGAACAGATGCAGATGGCTGTGGAACTTTTTCCtacagcaattttcaaagtgaagtaTCTGTGGACTTTGCACAGTGTTAAAAGTGACCATCTACATCATaagaaaaatacattaaaaatgaaTTGTATATATTTGTGATGATTATGAAGATACTGAACATAAATGGTTTGATGTGGGGAGGAAATGTATCAAATCTTCCTATGTGGAATGTCAAAAAGGCAACTATTTTATAATGCCAAGACAGTCATCTTATGTGCCTTTCATAAAAAAGCACCCAGATCCAGTGCCAGTAGTGCACAAACATACACTTCAAAGAAGGACAAGTGTAtactgtataaatatatataaagtttTAACTCCATCCCAACCTTGCCTACTCTTCAGCCCCAGTAATGCCAAGTACGCACGATCTTGTCATACTTTGCATAAGGATAAAGCTTTATAAATTTACCCCTTACCATGTTTACAAATGTTTTGGCAATAATTCCCCAAATGTTATAAACATTACTGTAAATTCTAAACAGTCCTCCTTCtgatctcccatccatccatcccctctTAGTAACTAACAGTAGAGAGCATAACACAATTAAATCCATCTGCTAAAAGCTTTCAGTATCTgtcactccaaaaaaaaaaattgatcctTTTTGATGTGTGTCTCTTGGGAGTATTCTGCCTCCAAACTTTCAGATATAATTTGGGCCTGATGACATCTTAGGAGGCTGGACTTGTACCAGTGACTAGATCCAGGAGCAGAATGCTAAGTACATTCAGATGGATCAACTCACCATCTATGGGGCTTCTAGCAGAAAGAGCCAGAACTCTCTTTAATTGACTTCCTCTCTACCTGAGTCTCAGATAGGGTCTGCTGGTGATGACATCATGGAGGTGGGGCTCCCACTGAGTGACGACTTTGGTGTTTTACCAGAGCTGATTTACAAATGAACGTTTTGTCACATGTTGAACACGAATGTGGTCTCTCTCCTGTGTGAAGTTTCTGATGTTTTACTAGAGCTGACAAATCCCTGCAGTTTTTATGACACTCACTACACTTGTATGGGCGCTCCCCAGTGTGGATTCTCATGTGTACTTTGAGGACTGACCTCACAATAAAGCTTTTCTCACACTCGGTACAACtgtatggtttctctcctgtatgggtTCTCATATGGATTTGAACATGTGATTTCCAACTAAATCTTCTCTCACATTCAGTACATGCATATGGCTTTTCCCCTGTGTGGATTCTTGTATGAAAATTGAGATCGGTCTTTACATAGAAGCATTTTTCACATTCAGTACATTTATATGGTCTCTCTCCTGTGTGAGTTCTTAGATGGATTTTGAGTGCAGAATTTGTATAATAACACTTATCACATTCAGTGCACTTAAAGTTTTTTTCTTTAGAGCTAGTGCCGTGGGTGCCCATGTGACTTATTAAACGTGAGTATTTCATAAAATCTTTCCCACATTCAGCACATTTAAACTGTTTCAGTAAATGAGATTTCATGTGGGCTGAAAAATGTGAGCAAGTAgggaaacatttatcacattttgtacatttgtatggcttctctcctgtatgaaacCTTATATGAGTTTTAAGATGCCCACTTTTTATGAAGCTTTTCTCACACTGAGTGCATTTAAAAGGCctctctcctgtatggattctTGTGTGTACTTTCAAGTTACTATTTGAACTGaagcatttctcacattctgtgcatttgaatggtttctctcctgagtGAACTCTTCTATGTATATCCATATAGGATCTGCTATgaatgcttttaccacagtcaggACACTTATAtaatctttttcctttttccaAATGTGTTTGTCCTTGGAAACTTTTATTCCTGTCAGGTCTGCTTTTTGTGTGAGTTTTCTTGTGTACTGTAAGTTGTGCGTTTTTACTGAAGCTCATCTCACATTCAACACAAACGTATGGTTGTTTTCTTGCCTGAGCTCTGGTTCGGACTATGGTGCTCTGTGGCCTACTAAAGCTGTTTTCAACATCCCTTAATTTATTGGGTCTCTTCTTCACAGAGATTCTCTGACTTCTCTTTGTCTTGGGCTGCCTTTGGCTGCTATTTCTCTGGTTAGAACACAGAAGAAAGTTTTCTCGCAGTTTCAGGGTTTCATGACCTGTGGACTgcacctctcccccttctctGCTCTTTGACCCACTACTTGCATGGTTGTGTTTATTACGTCCTCCTTCCTGGAGGTCCAAATCACACTTGCAGTCTCTCTCATCCTCTTGTTTACTTTGTAACAAAATAGGATTGaggtcttgcctgcctgctgtaGGTTTTTTAGCATTTTCTTCGCGCACAAAATCATTCTGAGTGATTAAATTCGCCTCTTCTTTAATGTGTAATGAAAAAACAGATGTAAGAATAGGAAGCCTTGCTGTGGAATTGTTTCTATTTTCTCCTGCCTCAGAATCCCAGTAAGGGCTATActttgcctcctcctcctctttagtGCTTAGTGAAAACACAGATGTGATAATCGGAAGAGATGTTGTGTGTTTACTCACACGTTCTGATGCTGTAATATCAGTGCAGGAAGCTGATGGCTGCTCAGACATCTTTGAAGACTTTTTAACGTTTCGGATGTAGGAAGCCTGCAGGGAGATTAATATCAGTGGCCACGCTTTGCAATCAGGATCAGAGCTCTGAAACAGCAGCCTCCTTTGTAATGATAAAAAAGATTGTTTGGCCTACTCCTCCTCTGTCTCTATAGTTACACAAGGATAGTCTATCCGTGTTGATCCACTCCCTGTGTTGCAGTTTGAGGAATGTGCCTTCCTTGCTATTTTCTCTATGGTGACTAGGAAGATTCTCTAATCTCTATGGTTACGATGAGGACACACTGCACTACCGCTCGTCTTCCTCTATGATCATGAGGAGGACACTCTGCTCTAgtataacataggcaggctgcacactcTCGCGCCCCCTCCCTCGCTTTTCCCCTCAAGCACACACAAAACAGGCATGAGACAGatttttgggaataaatggccacagctttattgacaaCACATTAAACtgcccctaggaagcacccgagccttgggttGGACATTGCAGATGCTCCAGCCCTCCGCCATgcttatccagctagagagccAACATCTCCGCCCACGCGACGGCCAGCCTTGACTCCGCCCTTAGCGTGGCCGCGCATCCGCCCGCTTGGGACTGCGCCCCAGACCATAGTCCCACCTGCCATGTAtaaccagcgaggtgattggtctgccagccGTGAGTGTTCTTGTCCCTTGCGTGAAGCGGGCAAGCCAGCTTGGGACTGCACCCCAGACCAGAGTCCCACCTGCCATGTGtaaccagcgaggtgattggtctgccagcaGTGGGTGTTCCTGTCCCTTGCCTGAAGCGGGCAATCTTCCTTTTGCCTGTTGTTCCAGCacatcccagagttcccaggctcgggtgcctccgctgCTGTGACATTGTACAGATTCTTTAAGCATCCGCCTGTGAAGAGACAACAGTAATCGTAGGCGAGCCTAAATTCCCTGCAGTGCAGCGATATACATATATGGCAAGGAAACAAAAGTGAAATTTCCCGCACCGCTAACCGCCGACCAAGAGACTCCCCTTGTCTCGTCGGCGACTTTTAAGTGGTGCAAGAGGGCATCCCCCGAAGCCCCGCCCCTTCCGGCCCGCCAGCCAATGACGGGCGAGGTTCTCCTCTACGTCATTCAGAgggaagccggaagggaagggttgctcggttcggggagctgctgcgtggcagccgccatgttattggcggctgctcggcatgctcctCGCCGGCCTTCTTTTCTTTTCAGTGTTCATGGGAAGGGTACTTGtgagcaaggaggttagataacgGGTGACGTCAAACAGTTGAAAGCCAATTAGATTAATCTCTATCCCCCCCACCCCGCAGCCGTCAGTCATCGTCGCGTCGtacacaaaacaaagcaagtgAGTTGCTGTATCCACGTTGTTGTTCCTTATTGTTTGTAGCACTTTTATTTAATCTcccatatattttcaaacatgctggcttgtgcagtatacggatgtacacagatgaTGTATattaacggaataacttttcataggtagagtaataatttgttataaatcgtaatcagtgtgtcatttgtagGGGCTGGTTATATAggaacaccctagcactgttatattcatgcagagatttttttttctcctggttggaaagcaatggaagtaaaacccggctggctcaatccatcctcctttttctggagccatatggtaaccctataaatGACCtcaaaaacagacatcatgttttgAGAATCCGGTGCTCAATATGAATCCGGTGCTCTATAGTCAGagtttctatgtatttatttaatcatGACATTTAATATCACACATTAGCTatttagaactaaaagaaaattcttcagaaaatggaagcaggA carries:
- the LOC115466669 gene encoding gastrula zinc finger protein XlCGF57.1-like; its protein translation is MSEQPSASCTDITASERVSKHTTSLPIITSVFSLSTKEEEEAKYSPYWDSEAGENRNNSTARLPILTSVFSLHIKEEANLITQNDFVREENAKKPTAGRQDLNPILLQSKQEDERDCKCDLDLQEGGRNKHNHASSGSKSREGGEVQSTGHETLKLRENFLLCSNQRNSSQRQPKTKRSQRISVKKRPNKLRDVENSFSRPQSTIVRTRAQARKQPYVCVECEMSFSKNAQLTVHKKTHTKSRPDRNKSFQGQTHLEKGKRLYKCPDCGKSIHSRSYMDIHRRVHSGEKPFKCTECEKCFSSNSNLKVHTRIHTGERPFKCTQCEKSFIKSGHLKTHIRFHTGEKPYKCTKCDKCFPTCSHFSAHMKSHLLKQFKCAECGKDFMKYSRLISHMGTHGTSSKEKNFKCTECDKCYYTNSALKIHLRTHTGERPYKCTECEKCFYVKTDLNFHTRIHTGEKPYACTECERRFSWKSHVQIHMRTHTGEKPYSCTECEKSFIVRSVLKVHMRIHTGERPYKCSECHKNCRDLSALVKHQKLHTGERPHSCSTCDKTFICKSALVKHQSRHSVGAPPP